A window of the Mus pahari chromosome 1, PAHARI_EIJ_v1.1, whole genome shotgun sequence genome harbors these coding sequences:
- the Kmt2b gene encoding histone-lysine N-methyltransferase 2B isoform X2, producing the protein MAAAAGGGSCPGPGSARGRFPGRPRGSGGGGGRGGRGSGAERVRVALRRGGGAAGPGGAEPGEDTALLRLLGLRRGLRRLRRLWAGARVQRGRGRGRGRGWGPNRGCMPEEESSDGESEEEEFQGFHSDEDVAPSSLRSALRSQRGRAPRGRGRKHKTTSLPPRLADVTPVPPKAPTRKRGEEGTERMVQALTELLRRSQAPQPPRSRARAREPSTPRRSRGRPPGRPAGPCRKKQQAVVVAEAAVTIPKPEPPPPVVPVKNKAGSWKCKEGPGPGPGTPKRGGQPGRGGRGGRGRGRGGLPLMIKFVSKAKKVKMGQLSQELESGQGHGQRGESWQDAPQRRDGDEPERGSCRKKQEQKLEEEEDEKEEEEGEGKKEKNDNEDNTKQEEEEETERAVAEEEVMLAKEKEEAKLPSPPLTPPVPSPPPPPPPPSTSPPPPASPLPLPVSPPPPLSPPPYSAPEKQEESPPLVPATCSRKRGRPPLTPSQRAEREAARSGPEGTLSPTPNPSTTTGSPLEDSPTVVPKSTTFLKNIRQFIMPVVSARSSRVIKTPRRFMDEDPPKPPKVEASIVRPPVATSPLAPQEPVPVSSPPRVPTPPSTPVPLPEKRRSILREPTFRWTSLTRELPPPPPAPPPAPSPPPAPATPSRRPLLLRAPQFTPSEAHLKIYESVLTPPPLGALETPEPELPPADDSPAEPEPRAVGRTNHLSLPRFVPVVTTPVKVEVPPHGAPALSEGQQLQLQQPPQALQTQLLPQALPPQQPQAQPPPSPQHMPPLEKTRVASLSALPLSGVEEKMFSLLKRAKVQLFKIDQQQQQKVAASMPPSPAVQTEEAVGTVKQTPDRGCVRSEDESVEAKRDGASGPESPVQGPRIKHVCRHAAVALGQARAMVPEDVPRLSALPLRDRQDLATEDTSSASETESVPSRSQREKVESAGPGGDSEPTGSAGALAHTPRRSLPSHHGKKMRMARCGHCRGCLRVQDCGSCVNCLDKPKFGGPNTKKQCCVYRKCDKIEARKMERLAKKGRTIVKTLLPWDSDESPEASPGPPGPRRGAGAGGSREEVGATPGPEEQDSLLLQRKSARRCVKQRPSYDVFEDSDDSEPGGPPAPRRRTPREHELPVLEPEEQSRPRKPTLQPVLQLKARRRLDKDALAPGPFASFPNGWTGKQKSPDGVHRVRVDFKEDCDLENVWLMGGLSVLTSVPGGPPMVCLLCASKGLHELVFCQVCCDPFHPFCLEEAERPLPQHRDTWCCRRCKFCHVCGRKGRGSKHLLECERCRHAYHPACLGPSYPTRATRRRRHWICSACVRCKSCGATPGKNWDVEWSGDYSLCPRCTELFEKGNYCPICTRCYEDNDYESKMMQCAQCDHWVHAKCEGLSDEDYEILSGLPDSVLYTCGPCAGATQPRWREALSGALQGGLRQVLQGLLSSKMAGPLLLCTQCGQDGKQLHPGPCDLQAVGKRFEEGHYKSVHSFMEDVVAILMRHSEEGETPERRAGSHMKGLLLKLLESAFCWFDAHDPKYWRRSTRLPNGVLPNAVLPPSLDHVYAQWRQQESETPESGQPPGDPSAAFQSKDPAAFSHLDDPRQCALCLKYGDADSKEAGRLLYIGQNEWTHVNCAIWSAEVFEENDGSLKNVHAAVARGRQMRCELCLKPGATVGCCLSSCLSNFHFMCARASYCIFQDDKKVFCQKHTDLLDGKEIVTPDGFDVLRRVYVDFEGINFKRKFLTGLEPDVINVLIGSIRINSLGTLSDLSDCEGRLFPIGYQCSRLYWSTVDARRRCWYRCRILEYRPWGPREEPVHLEAAEENQTIVHSPTPSSEPPNHDDLPDTDSPIPGDPVHHSPIQNLDPPLRTDSSNGPPPTPRSFSGARIKVPNYSPSRRPLGGVSFGPLPSPGSPSSLTHHIPTVGDSDFPAPPRRSRRPSPLATRPPPSRRTSSPLRTSPQLRVPLSTSVTTLTPTSGELAPPDLAPSPLPPSEDLGPDFEDMEVVSGLSAADLDFAASLLGTEPFQEEIVAAGAVGSSQGGPGDSSEEEASSTTRYVHFPVTVVSGPALAPSSLAGAPRIEQLDGVDDGTDSEAEAVQQPRGQGTPPSGPGVGRGGVLGAAGDRARPPEDLPSEIVDFVLKNLGGPGEGAAGPREDSLPSAPSLANGSQPPQSLSASPADPTRTFAWLPGAPGVRVLSLGPAPEPPKPATSKIILVNKLGQVFVKMAGEGEPVAPPVKPPPLPPIIPPTAPTSWTLPPGPLLSVLPVVGVGVVRPAPPPPPPPLTLVFSSGPPSPPRQAIRVKRVSTFSGRSPPVPPPNKTPRLDEDGESLEDAHHVPGISGSGVSRVRMKTPTVRGVLDLNNPGEHPEEESPGHPQDRCPLLPLPEAPSQALDGSSDLLFESQWHHYSGEASSSEEEPPSPEDKENQVPKRAGPHLRFEISSDDGFSVEAESLEVAWRTLIEKVQEARGHARLRHLSFSGMSGARLLGIHHDAVIFLAEQLPGAQRCQHYKFRYHQQGEGQEEPPLNPHGAARAEVYLRKCTFDMFNFLASQHRVLPEGATCDEEEDEVQLRSTRRATSLELPMAMRFRHLKKTSKEAVGVYRSAIHGRGLFCKRNIDAGEMVIEYSGIVIRSVLTDKREKFYDGKGIGCYMFRMDDFDVVDATMHGNAARFINHSCEPNCFSRVIHVEGQKHIVIFALRRILRGEELTYDYKFPIEDASNKLPCNCGAKRCRRFLN; encoded by the exons atggcggcggcggcgggcggcggcAGTTGCCCCGGGCCTGGCTCCGCACGGGGCCGCTTCCCGGGCCGGCCGCGGGGTTCCGGCGGGGGCGGGGGCCGCGGCGGCCGAGGCAGCGGAGCCGAAAGAGTGCGGGTAGCCCTGCGGCGCGGCGGCGGCGCGGCGGGGCCGGGAGGAGCCGAGCCCGGGGAGGACACGGCCCTGCTCCGTTTGCTGGGTCTCCGCCGGGGCCTGCGCCGGCTCCGCCGCCTGTGGGCTGGTGCGCGAGTTCAGCGAGGCCGAGGCCGCGGCCGGGGCCGGGGCTGGGGCCCGAACCGAGGCTGCATGCCGGAGGAAGAGAGCAGTGACGGGGAATCCGAGGAGGAG GAGTTTCAGGGTTttcattcagatgaagatgtggccCCCAGTTCCCTGCGCTCTGCGCTCCGGTCCCAGCGAG GTCGAGCCCCTCGGGGTCGGGGCCGCAAGCATAAGACGACCTCCCTTCCTCCTCGCCTAGCAGATGTGACCCCTGTCCCCCCAAAGGCCCCTACTCGGAAACGGGGTGAGGAGGGCACAGAACGGATGGTGCAGGCACTGACTGAACTTCTCCGGCGGTCCCAAGCACCCCAACCCCCCCGGAGCCGGGCACGGGCACGTGAACCCTCTACTCCCCGTCGGTCTCGGGGAAGGCCCCCAGGACGGCCAGCCGGTCCCTGCCGGAAAAAGCAGCAAGCAGTAGTGGTAGCAGAAGCGGCTGTGACAATCCCTAAACCTGAGCCTCCGCCTCCTGTGGTTCCAGTAAAGAACAAAGCTGGCAGTTGGAAATGCAAGGAGGGACCTGGTCCAGGACCTGGAACCCCCAAACGTGGAGGACAGCCTGGGAGAGGAGGCcgtggaggcaggggcagaggccgAGGCGGACTTCCCCTTATGATCAAGTTTGTTTCCAAGGCCAAGAAAGTGAAGATGGGACAATTGTCCCAGGAACTAGAATCAGGTCAGGGTCATGGTCAACGTGGGGAAAGCTGGCAGGATGCCCCCCAAAGAAGAGATGGAGATGAACCAGAAAGGGGCTCATGTAGAAAGAAGCAGGAGCAgaaactggaggaggaggaggacgagaaggaggaggaggagggagaagggaagaaagaaaaaaatgacaatgagGATAACACcaagcaagaggaagaggaggagactgagAGAGCTGTGGCTGAGGAAGAAGTGATGCTagccaaggagaaggaagaggcaaaACTTCCCTCACCACCCTTGACTCCTCCAGTCCCttcaccacctcctcctccaccaccccctTCAACATCTCCTCCACCTCCAGCATCCCCTCTACcactcccagtttctcctcctcccccactttcccctcccccatattcagccccagagaagcaggaagaatcCCCTCCTCTTGTCCCAGCTACATGCTCTAGGAAGAGGGGCAGGCCTCCCCTGACTCCTAGCCAGCGGGCAGAGAGGGAAGCTGCTCGGTCAGGACCAGAGGGCACCCTTTCTCCCACTCCAAACCCTAGCACCACCACAGGAAGCCCTTTGGAAGACAGTCCTACTGTGGTCCCCAAAAGTACCacctttttaaagaatatacGACAGTTTATTATGCCTGTAGTGAGTGCTCGCTCCTCCCGTGTTATCAAGACACCCCGGCGATTTATGGATGAAGATCCTCCCAAACCTCCAAAGGTGGAGGCTTCTATTGTTCGACCTCCCGTTGCAACCTCCCCACTTGCTCCCCAGGAACCAGTACCAGTCTCCTCTCCACCTCGTGTCCCAACTCCCCCATCTACCCCAGTCCCACTCCCTGAGAAGAGACGGTCTATCCTAAGGGAACCCACATTTCGCTGGACCTCACTAACCCGGGAGCTGCCGCCGCCTCCACCTGCTCCTCCACCAGCCCCGTCTCCACCACCTGCCCCTGCCACTCCCTCCCGGAGGCCCCTGCTCCTTCGGGCCCCTCAGTTTACCCCAAGTGAAGCCCACCTGAAGATCTATGAATCGGTGCTTACCCCTCCTCCTCTTGGGGCTCTTGAAACCCCTGAGCCAGAGCTGCCTCCTGCTGATGACTCTCCAGCCGAGCCTGAGCCTAGGGCAGTGGGGCGGACCAATCACCTCAGCTTGCCTCGGTTTGTCCCTGTGGTCACCACTCCTGTTAAGGTTGAGGTGCCCCCCCATGGAGCTCCAGCTCTGAGTGAAGGCCAGCAGCTTCAGCTCCAGCAGCCCCCACAGGCCTTGCAGACCCAGCTCCTACCCCAGGCTCTACCACCACAGCAACCACAAGCGCAGCCACCTCCATCACCACAACACATGCCACCACTGGAAAAGACCCGGGTTGCAAGTCTGAGTGCCTTGCCACTCTCTGGGGTGGAGGAAAAGATGTTTAGCCTTCTTAAGAGAGCTAAGGTGCAGTTATTCAAGATTGaccaacagcaacagcagaaagTGGCAGCTTCAATGCCG CCAAGCCCTGCAGTACAAACCGAGGAGGCTGTGGGGACTGTCAAACAGACCCCAGACAGAGGCTGTGTCAGGTCTGAAGATGAATCCGTGGAAGCTAAGAGAGACGGAGCCTCG GGCCCTGAGTCACCTGTACAAGGCCCCCGAATCAAACATGTCTGCCGTCACGCTGCTGTGGCCTTGGGTCAGGCTCGGGCCATGGTGCCTGAAGATGTACCCCGCCTCAGTGCCCTCCCTCTCCGGGATCGGCAGGACCTCGCCACCGAGG ATACGTCATCAGCATCAGAGACTGAGAGTGTCCCTTCCCGATCCCAGCGGGAAAAGGTGGAATCTGCAGGGCCTGGGGGAGACTCGGAGCCTACAGGGTCTGCAGGGGCCCTGGCCCACACACCACGGCGGTCACTGCCATCCCACCATGGCAAGAAGATGAGAATGGCTCGTTGTGGGCACTGTCGGGGTTGCTTGCGTGTGCAGGACTGTGGCTCTTGTGTCAACTGCTTGGATAAACCTAAATTTGGGGGTCCCAACACTAAGAAGCAGTGCTGTGT ATACCGGAAGTGTGACAAGATAGAGGCTCGGAAGATGGAGCGCCTGGCAAAAAAAG GCCGGACGATAGTGAAGACGCTGTTGCCCTGGGATTCCGATGAATCTCCTGAGGCCTCCCCTGGTCCTCCAGGCCCACGCCGGGGGGCGGGAGCTGGGGGGTCCCGGGAGGAGGTGGGGGCCACTCCCGGGCCCGAGGAGCAGGACTCCCTCCTACTGCAGCGCAAGTCAGCCCGACGCTGCGTCAAACAGCGGCCCTCCTATGATGTCTTCGAGGACTCGGATGACTCAGAGCCCGGGGGTCCTCCTGCTCCAAGACGTCGCACCCCCAGAGAACATG AGCTGCCAGTACTAGAACCTGAGGAGCAGAGTCGGCCCCGCAAACCCACCCTGCAGCCTGTGTTGCAGCTCAAGGCCCGAAGGCGCCTGGACAAG GATGCTTTAGCCCCTGGCCCTTTTGCCTCTTTTCCCAATGGCTGGACTGGAAAGCAGAAGTCTCCTGATGGTGTGCACCGGGTCCGAGTAGATTTTAAG GAGGATTGCGACCTAGAGAATGTGTGGCTTATGGGTGGCCTCAGTGTGCTGACTTCCGTGCCAGGGGGGCCACCGATGGTGTGTCTTCTGTGTGCTAGCAAAGGCCTCCATGAG TTGGTGTTCTGCCAAGTCTGCTGTGATCCCTTCCACCCCTTCTGTCTGGAGGAGGCTGAACGGCCCTTGCCTCAGCATCGTGACACCTGGTGCTGCAGGCGCTGCAAGTTCTGCCATGTCTGTGGGCGCAAAGGCCGAGGGTCCAAG CACCTCCTGGAATGTGAACGCTGTCGCCATGCTTACCACCCAGCCTGCCTGGGACCGAGCTACCCAACCCGGGCCACACGTAGACGGCGCCACTGG atctGTTCAGCCTGTGTGCGCTGTAAGAGCTGTGGGGCAACTCCAGGCAAGAACTGGGACGTCGAGTGGTCTGGAGATTACAGCCTCTGCCCCAGGTGCACCGAGCTCTTTGAGAAAG GGAACTACTGCCCAATTTGCACACGCTGCTATGAAGACAATGACTATGAGAGCAAGATGATGCAGTGTGCACAGTGTGACCACTGGGTGCATGCCAAGTGTGAGGGACTCTCAG ATGAAGACTACGAGATCCTTTCTGGACTGCCAGACTCAGTGTTGTACACGTGTGGGCCATGTGCTGGGGCGACACAGCCCCGCTGGCGAGAGGCCCTGAGTGGGGCCCTGCAGGGAGGCCTGCGTCAGGTGCTCCAGGGCCTGCTGAGCTCAAAGATGGCAGGCCCGTTGCTGCTGTGCACCCAG TGTGGGCAGGATGGGAAGCAGCTCCACCCAGGACCCTGTGATTTACAAGCTGTGGGAAAGCGCTTTGAGGAAGGTCACTATAAGTCTGTG CACAGCTTCATGGAAGACGTAGTGGCCATCTTGATGAGGCATTCAGAAGAAGGAGAGACCCCAGAGCGCCGGGCTGGAAGCCATATGAAAGGACTCCTACTGAAG CTGCTAGAGTCTGCATTCTGCTGGTTCGACGCCCATGATCCTAAGTACTGGCGACGGAGTACACGGCTGCCAAA TGGAGTGCTCCCCAATGCTGTTTTGCCTCCGTCCTTGGACCATGTGTATGCTCAGTGGAGACAACAGGAATCGGAGACCCCAGAATCGGGGCAGCCTCCAGGGGATCCTTCAGCAG CTTTCCAGAGCAAGGACCCAGCTGCCTTCTCACACCTGGATGACCCTCGTCAGTGTGCACTCTGTCTCAAGTACGGGGATGCTGACTCTAAG GAGGCGGGGCGGCTCCTGTACATTGGGCAGAATGAGTGGACACATGTCAATTGTGCCATTTGGTCAGCTGAAGTATTTGAGGAGAATGATGGCTCCCTCAAGAACGTCCATGCTGCTGTCGCACGTGGAAGGCAGATG CGCTGTGAGCTCTGCCTCAAGCCTGGAGCCACAGTTGGCTGCTGCCTGTCCTCATGTCTCAGCAACTTCCACTTCATGTGTGCCCGGGCCAGCTACTGCATCTTCCAGGATGACAAGAAGGTTTTCTGCCAGAAACACACAGACCTCCTAGATGGCAAG gagaTCGTGACCCCTGATGGTTTTGATGTTCTTCGGCGAGTCTATGTGGACTTTGAGGGCATCAACTTCAAGCGAAAGTTCCTGACTGGACTTGAGCCAGATGTCATCAATGTCCTCATTG GCTCCATCAGAATCAACTCCCTGGGCACCCTGTCTGATCTCTCAGACTGTGAGGGTCGGCTCTTCCCCATTGGCTACCA ATGCTCCCGCCTGTATTGGAGCACAGTGGATGCTCGGAGGCGCTGCTGGTATCGGTGCCGAATTCTAGAGTATCGCCCTTGGGGGCCAAGGGAGGAGCCAGTGCACCTGGAAGCAGCAGAGGAGAACCAGACCATTGTGCATAGCCCAACCCCTTCCTCAG AGCCCCCCAATCATGATGACCTGCCAGATACAGATTCCCCGATTCCTGGAGATCCTGTACACCACTCACCCATTCAGAATCTGGATCCCCCACTTCGGACAGATTCAAGCAATggccctcctcccacccctcgcTCCTTCTCAGGGGCTCGAATCAAAGTGCCCAACTACTCACCGTCTCGGAGGCCCTTAGGGGGTGTCTCTTTTGGTCCTCTGCCCTCCCCAG GAAGTCCATCTTCCCTGACCCACCACATCCCTACCGTGGGAGACTCAGACTTTCCAGCTCCCCCAAGGCGATCTCGGCGTCCTAGCCCCCTGGCCACCAGGCCACCACCATCCCGGAggacctcctctcctctcagaaCTTCCCCTCAGCTCAGGGTGCCCCTGTCTACCTCAGTCACAACCCTCACACCTACCTCAGGGGAGCTGGCTCCCCCTGACCTGGCCCCATCTCCCCTACCACCCTCTGAAGACCTGGGCCCAGACTTTGAAGACATGGAGGTGGTGTCAGGACTAAGTGCTGCTGACCTGGACTTTGCGGCTAGcctgctggggactgagcccttCCAGGAAGAGATTGTGGCTGCTGGGGCAGTGGGGAGCAGCCAGGGAGGCCCAGGGGACAGCTCAGAGGAGGAGGCCAGCTCTACCACTCGCTATGTCCACTTCCCTGTGACCGTGGTGTCTGGCCCTGCCCTGGCCCCCAGTTCCCTTGCTGGAGCGCCCCGAATCGAGCAGCTGGACGGAGTGGATGATGGCACAGATAGTGAGGCCGAGGCTGTCCAGCAACCCCGGGGTCAGGGGACTCCTCCTTCAGGACCAGGAGTGGGCCGAGGAGGGGTCCTTGGAGCAGCAGGCGACAGAGCCCGACCTCCTGAAGACCTGCCTTCAGAAATTGTGGATTTTGTGTTGAAGAACCTAGGGGGTCCTGGGGAGGGGGCTGCTGGCCCCAGAGAGGACTCTCTCCCCTCAGCACCTTCTCTGGCTAATGGCAGCCAGCCCCCACAAAGCCTGTCCGCTAGCCCAGCTGACCCCACCCGGACATTTGCCTGGCTCCCTGGAGCTCCAGGGGTCCGGGTACTGAGTCTGGGTCCTGCTCCAGAACCCCCTAAACCTGCCACATCCAAGATCATCCTTGTCAACAAGCTGGGGCAAGTATTTGTGAAGATGGCAGGGGAGGGTGAGCCTGTAGCACCCCCAGTAAAGCCACCACCTCTACCCCCTATCATTCCCCCAACAGCCCCCACCTCCTGGACTCTGCCCCCAGGACCCCTGCTCAGTGTGTTACCAGTGGTAGGGGTAGGAGTGGTCcggcctgccccacccccacccccaccccccctaaCACTGGTGTTTAGCAGTGGGCCCCCCAGCCCACCTCGCCAGGCTATCCGTGTCAAGAGGGTATCTACCTTCTCTGGCCGGTCCCCTCCAGTTCCTCCCCCAAACAAAACTCCCCGGCTGGATGAAGATGGAGAGTCCTTGGAGGATGCCCATCATGTGCCAGGGATCAGTGGCAGTGG GGTCAGTCGCGTTCGCATGAAAACGCCCACAGTACGTGGAGTTCTGGACCTGAACAATCCTGGGGAGCACCCTGAGGAGGAAAGCCCTGG GCACCCCCAGGACCGGTGTCCTTTGCTGCCACTCCCAGAAGCTCCTTCCCAGGCCCTTGATGGTTCCTCAGACCTACTGTTTGAGTCCCAGTGGCATCACTATTCAG GTGAGGCTTCGAGCTCTGAGGAAGAGCCTCCATCTCCAGAGGATAAAGAAAACCAGGTCCCGAAACGAGCTGGTCCGCACCTGCGCTTTGAGATCAGCAGTGATGATGGCTTCAGTGTGGAGGCAGAGAGCTTGGAGG TGGCATGGAGAACTCTGATTGAGAAAGTGCAAGAAGCGCGAGGGCACGCACGGCTCAGGCATCTCTCCTTTAGTG